Proteins from one Planctomyces sp. SH-PL62 genomic window:
- a CDS encoding DUF3500 domain-containing protein: protein MANDTPPTDHAGCCEAWTRRDFVRTLGAGVLGASVPNLAAVTSAADANPVKDRPSPSDLAETAVARFYKSLTKSQRETICFPFDHSLRTVVKNNWSIVKPTIRDLDKEQQALCREIMKNLTSEEGYERFMRQMKDDAGGFDAYHVAVFGQPEDARPFEWVLTGRHDTLRVDGDSVIGSAFGGPIFYGHAAGTDFEDAKHTGNVWWPQAEQANKVFSTLDDKQRKQALQEVAEDDDYETVRLKGEGLDQSGLLIGTLDGQQKDMTRKLIETMLVNFRECDAAEVRRCLEASGGVDKLRLTFFQEDDIGADGVWDIWKLEGPAFSWYFRGAPHVHTWLNVAHTA from the coding sequence ATGGCGAACGACACTCCCCCGACGGATCATGCCGGTTGCTGTGAAGCCTGGACGCGTCGCGACTTCGTCCGGACTCTAGGGGCGGGGGTCCTTGGGGCCTCGGTTCCGAACCTCGCCGCGGTGACCTCGGCGGCGGACGCCAACCCGGTGAAGGACCGTCCCAGCCCTTCCGACCTCGCCGAGACCGCCGTCGCACGGTTCTACAAGTCGCTCACCAAGTCGCAGCGCGAGACGATCTGCTTTCCCTTCGACCACTCGCTTCGCACGGTGGTGAAGAACAACTGGAGTATCGTCAAGCCGACGATCCGCGATCTCGACAAGGAGCAACAGGCCCTCTGCCGGGAGATCATGAAGAACCTGACGAGCGAGGAGGGCTACGAGCGCTTCATGAGGCAGATGAAGGACGACGCGGGAGGCTTCGACGCCTACCACGTCGCGGTCTTCGGCCAACCGGAGGACGCGAGGCCCTTCGAATGGGTGCTGACCGGTCGCCACGACACCCTGCGCGTCGACGGCGACAGCGTCATCGGCTCGGCCTTCGGCGGTCCGATCTTCTACGGACATGCCGCCGGCACCGACTTCGAAGACGCGAAGCACACGGGGAACGTCTGGTGGCCCCAGGCTGAGCAGGCCAACAAGGTCTTCTCCACCCTCGACGACAAGCAGCGCAAGCAGGCGCTTCAGGAAGTCGCTGAGGACGACGACTACGAGACGGTCCGACTCAAGGGCGAAGGCCTCGACCAGTCCGGCCTCCTGATCGGCACGCTCGACGGGCAGCAGAAGGACATGACTCGTAAGCTCATCGAGACGATGCTCGTGAATTTCCGCGAGTGCGACGCCGCCGAAGTTCGTCGCTGCCTCGAAGCAAGCGGAGGCGTCGACAAGCTCCGCCTCACCTTCTTCCAGGAAGACGACATCGGCGCCGACGGCGTCTGGGACATCTGGAAGCTGGAGGGGCCCGCCTTCTCCTGGTACTTCCGCGGTGCTCCCCACGTCCACACCTGGCTCAACGTGGCCCACACGGCGTAA
- a CDS encoding SDR family NAD(P)-dependent oxidoreductase — translation MDLKLGGRVVVVTGGASGIGLAAARAFAHEGSRVAIWDLYDSTAAARDIESESHVRVIDVLADLTDESAVAAALERTIGELGPIDHLVHAAAVGSGKFGFPFTNLRPADWAGVIRVNVMGMVHVAHAVAPLMVARRSGTMTFVASVAGQMGSQTDPPYSASKAANINFAQCLAKDLAPHGVRVNTVCPGMVRTPLNRSVWQAWHDQTPAHDRLSYEEWSDRKIRSVVPLGRWQSPDSIADMIVFLSSDRASEVTGQTVNVDGGCVMHW, via the coding sequence ATGGACCTGAAATTGGGCGGGCGAGTCGTCGTCGTGACTGGTGGAGCGAGTGGGATCGGACTGGCTGCCGCCAGGGCGTTCGCTCACGAGGGATCACGCGTGGCCATCTGGGACCTTTACGACTCGACGGCCGCCGCACGCGACATCGAGTCTGAGTCTCACGTCCGTGTGATCGACGTTCTGGCGGACCTGACAGACGAATCGGCGGTCGCGGCAGCCCTGGAACGGACGATCGGGGAACTGGGCCCGATCGACCACCTCGTTCATGCCGCCGCCGTCGGCTCAGGGAAGTTCGGCTTCCCCTTCACCAACCTCCGACCCGCGGACTGGGCAGGGGTTATTCGGGTGAACGTGATGGGGATGGTTCATGTCGCGCACGCCGTCGCACCGCTGATGGTCGCCCGAAGGTCGGGCACCATGACCTTCGTCGCGTCGGTCGCCGGGCAGATGGGGTCACAGACCGACCCGCCGTATAGCGCGTCGAAGGCGGCCAATATCAACTTCGCCCAGTGCCTGGCGAAAGACCTCGCTCCGCACGGGGTCCGCGTGAATACCGTCTGTCCGGGCATGGTCCGGACGCCGTTGAACCGCTCGGTCTGGCAAGCCTGGCACGACCAGACACCGGCTCACGATCGCCTGAGCTACGAGGAGTGGTCGGATCGGAAGATCCGCTCAGTGGTGCCGCTTGGCCGTTGGCAGTCACCCGATTCCATCGCCGACATGATCGTCTTCCTGTCCTCCGACCGGGCGTCCGAGGTGACGGGGCAGACGGTGAACGTGGACGGGGGCTGCGTGATGCATTGGTGA